One Nitrospirae bacterium CG2_30_53_67 genomic window, AAGTGCTAAAATCATAAGGGGCCGAGGATTATAGGGTCCAAGGGTTCCAGTGTTTTTCTCTGAAGATTTTGCTTGCGTTTCAGTATCTCACTTGAACCCTTGACCCCTCGACCCCTGGAACCCTATGGATCTTCAACCCTCGAACCCTTTTTACCCACTCGATGGGAGAAGAACCAAATCATTCAAATTCTTTTGAACAAGATGGATCAATATTTCAAGTGAATTCTCAAGTGATCCGGAGGTCCCGATGTCCAGCCATTGGATTCTCGGTTCAGCCTTGAACCAAGTCATCTGGTGTTTGGCGAAATGGCGGGTCTCCTGTTTTAAGATCTCAACCGACTGGTTCAGGGTTATTTGCTTTTTTAGATACGGGAGGATTTCCTTATAGCCCAGCCCCTGCATGGAAACCGAGTCCATGGGGACCCCCATTTTCAGGAGGTTTTTGACCTCATTGACCAGTCCCATCGCAATCATCCTGTCCACTCTGTTTTCGATATTCAGGTAGAGGCGATTCCGGCTGGTTGTGAGACCGATCATGATGATCCGGTACTCTTCTTCTCTTATCTCCTTCTCCTCCTTCTGCAAGACGGAGATCGGTTGTCCTGTGATCTCAAAGACCTCGAGCGCCCGGATCAATCGCCGTTCATCATTAGGATGGATTCTGTTGGCAGACTCCGGATCCACTCCTTTTAACCGTCCATATAAGGCATTAGAGCCTTCCTTTAAGGCCAAATCTTTAAAGCGCTTCCTTAAGTCGGCGTCGGCCTCGGGTCCCTCAAAAAGACCATCGGTCAGGGCGCGGATATAGAGGCCGGCGCCGCCGATCACCAGGGGGATCTTCCCTGCATGATGAAGCGTTTGAATCACGGCATCGGCATCCTTTTTATATCGGCCGACGCTGTAGGCCTCCGTGGGATGGACAAAATCCACAAGGTGGTGCCGTACAAGGGACCGATCCTTGAGCGTGGGTTTCCCTGTCCCGATATCCATATATTGATAAATCTGCATGGAATCGGCGCTCACGATCTCCGTGTTCAGGCGCTGAGCCAGCCTGATGCCGTGTTCAGTCTTGCCCACGGCTGTAGGGCCGACCAGAAAGAGGATGGTTTTTTTAGAGCTCATCTCCGGATCTCCCCGATGTTTTGTCATTTCCCTGTCTACTCTATACCCTGCTATATAGCTTTGTACAAATAGGGTCCGAGGGGTCAAGGGGCCAAGGGTTCAAGTGAAATACTGAAACGCAAGCAAAATCTCCAGAAAAAAAAACACTGGAACCATAGGACCCTTGACCCCTTATGTTTTTAGTACTTCACTTGACCCCTGGAATCCTTGACCCCTTGACCCCTTATTTTTCACCACTGGTTACTATTTTCTCTGAAAACGCTTTTCTATCTCATAAAGGTCGATCCGGATCATGGTGGGCCGCCCGTGTTCACAGGTATGGGGCGAATCGGTCTCCCCGAGGTCTCGGATCAGTGCCTCCATTTCTTCACGGCTCAGACGTCTGTTGGCCTTGACCGCGGCGCGGCATGAGAAGACATGGATGATATCTTCCATGCGCCGGTCAAGTTCTCCTCCCTGCTCCAAGGCGACGATCTCTTCCAGAAGCGATCGGACGATCTCCTGGATATCCATGTCCGCGACCCACATGGGAACTCCTTTGACCGAAAAGGTTCCGCGGCCGAAGTCCTCCACCTCGATTCCAAGACGGCGAAGGGTTTTTAGGTGTTCTGCAAGGAGAATCCTCTCCTTCCCTGAAAGTTCCAGATTCACCGGGATCAGGAGCTGCTGTACGGGTATCTTCGATAGCCGATAGACCTGTTTGAACTTTTCATACAGGATCCGCTCATGGGCCGCGTGCTGATCAATCAGGATCAGGCCGTCCCTGTCCTGCGTAATGATGAACGAGTCTGCGATCTGTCCCAGCGGGACCAGGCGCTCCTTATCGAAAAGGGCTCGGACTGCCGGAGCGGGCTTCCCCGGTTCCGGCTGTATCCTGCCGGTGAAGGCCGGCCTTCCAGTCGTTCGTTCTTCATGGAACCTATGTTCTCCTGCCGTCCGGAGGTAGCTCTCCACGGCCTCTTTGACCCTCTCCACACGTTCGGAGGCCGGCCATGGGGAGGGCCTCTCATCTTCCTGCGCGCGTCCGTATCCCTGCGCGGTCTTCCGGACACTGTCCCGTGTAAAATCGTGGATCCTTTTAGGATCCGTGAATCGGACCTCGCGTTTGGCGGGATGGACATTCACGTCCACCAGGGCCGGGTCCACGTCCAGAAACAGGTAGACCAGCGGATGTCTCCCCTTCATCAAAAGGGTTTCATAGGCCGCATAGACCGCATGCCGCAGGGTACGGTCCGATACCGGGCGGCGGTTCACGAAAAAGCTTAATCCTGTCCCCGATGGTTTTGTAAATCCGGGGATCGAAATCAACCCGAAGAGGCGCAGCCCTTCCCTCCCCTCCTCCAGTTCCATGAGGTTCCCCCTTGCATCCTTGCCCAGGAGCTGAACTGAGCGTTCAAGGATGGAGGAGACCCCTGGCGATTTGATCAGGGTCCGGTCGTGGTGCTTGAGAGTGAAATAGACGCCGGGATGGGCCAAGGCAGTCTCGGTCATGATTCCCGTAATATGGGAGAGTTCGGTTTCCCTGGATTTGAGAAACTTTCTTCGTACGGCGGTATTGTAAAAAAGGCCGCGAACCTCCAAGGTCGTTCCCCTGCCCCGTCCTGCGGCGCGTACATCCTGGATTTTCCCTCCCTCGATCAGGATCTCGGAACCCGAGGACGGGTTCCCGTCCGAGGTCACGATCCGCACCTTGGAGACCGAGGCGATACTCGGGAGAGCCTCCCCTCGAAACCCGAGGGTGGCGATCTTATCAAGATCGCAAAGCTCCTTGACCTTGCTGGTGGCATGGCGTTCAAAGGCGAGAAGCGCATCGTCGCCGTTCATGCCGCATCCGTTGTCCTGCACGCGGATCAGCCGGCATCCCCCTTCCTCCACCTCCACGGAGATATCCGTGGCGCCGGCGTCCAGGGAATTTTCCACCAGCTCCTTAACCACCGAGGCGGGACGTTCAACCACCTGGCCGGCGGCGATCTTGTTGATCAGTTCATCCGTTAATATCCGTATCTGCCCCATTCTGTGTAAAGTCCTTTCCGGGAGTATGCAGTTAACCGATTGCAAATAGGCCCCTTTGAAGGGCCGTCAAACGTCAAGCCTCCGGCTTTGCCGGAGGTTGATGATTCCCTTCCACTGTTAATCGGGCCTTGTCGGGATCTACTCCCGGCCTTTCCAATTCTTCAATGAGCTGCTTCATGCTGACGCTCCCGATGCTCTGCTGAAGGGCCGCGCTGCCTCGGCTGAAAAGGTCCTGGATCAGCCTCTGTTCAGGTTCATCCTGGGAAGGAGCGGCTTGGAGAAGTTTGCCTCGTACCGCCTCAATCACCTCCGAGGCTGAAATCTTTCCCGTATCTCGGGACGGAACGAATGCATGCCTTTGATCCAACTGGTGGATAAGCCCCTCTTCCTTCAGCTTATGGAGGATCTCCTCCGCCGGCTCGTAGGCGATCCCGATTTTCTGCGAGAGTTCAAGAACGCCGGCCGGGTCCTTTCCGGAACCGAAACGGCGGGCAATCTCGATCATCATGCGCAAGGCCAGATACCCCCGGTAGCGCTCGGCCCTGATGCCTGCCGCTGCGCCCTTTTCGTACAGTTCAGGGTACTCAAGGACATAAGACAACTCCGCGCCCAGGAAGACAATGATCCAGATGATGAAGATATAGAAAAGGAGCGCCGGTATCGCAGCCACCGCCCCGTAGATCTTGCTGTAGGCGTTAAAGTGCGTGACGTAAAGTCCGAAGCCCCATTTGCACAGGGCAAAGAGTATCGCAGCGGCCGCAGCGCCTCCCACAGCCGGATAGGTCCCCACATGGGTGTACGGGAGGAGTTTATAAAGCATGAAAAAGGCCAGCCAGATCAGGATAAACGGGATGATGTAGATTAGAGAGGCCTTGAACAGGGGATGAGAAAGGAACATGGACAAAGCCGGCAGAGACTTGATCTTGGACGTCATGAAGATTGAGAGAGCGATCAGGATCGGCGCCAGGGTCAGGGTGAGCCAGAAGGAGCTGACCTTGTCCCAGAGACTGCGTCTTTCGGTGACATGCCAGATTTCGTTGAAGGTCTTCTCCATGGTGCTGACCAGAGAATAGGCGGCGACGAAGAGAAAAATGGACCCGAAGGCGCTGAGCGCGGCGGTGTTCTCGGAAAATTTATTGATGTGATTCTGGATGGTATTGAATAGATCCGCATTCGGGAAGAGGTACCGGCTGAGGAAGTTTCTCACCTCATCCTCCGAGAGTTTCAGCCTGCTGAACCATGAAAAAAACACAACCATCAGCGGGACCAGGGAGAGGATCGTGGTGTAAGTCATGGATGAGGCCCGGAGCAGACACCGGTCGTGAATGAATTCCAGCCCGACGTGGTAAATCACCTTGATCTGTTTTAAGACCCAGGCCGGAAACTTGGAATATTCATTCAGGTCCAGACTCAAGAGCCGGGCAATGAAATTCTGGAACCCTCTTGTGCGTTCGGAAGCGATATTCATGAACCGCTCACGGAGAGATTCTCGATCAGAAGGCTCGGTGATCCCACCGCGCCGTAGAAACGGAGGTCATCCCCCGCCCCTTTGATCTTCATCAGGAGATCCAGGAAATTCCCTGCGATGGCTGCGCCCCGGACCGGATGGGAAGGCTCTCCGTTTTCATACCAGATCCCTGCGGCGCCCACTGAAAATTCACCGGAGATGGGATTGGCTGTGTGCATCCCCAGGATCTCCATGATCTCAAGCCCGCTGCCCATGCCGTGAAGCAGATCATCCCGAGATTGAGAACCACGGGCTGCAAAGAGGTTGGTCGGCCCCACGTGAGGCGTCGAAGTATAACCCCTCCGGACACCGTTTCCGGTGGAACGGCCCCCCTCCTTGGCGGACGTGTAGGTGTTGTGGAGGAACCCCTCAAGCACGCCTTCACGGATGAGAAACTTGTGCCGGGTGGGAATCCCTTCATCATCAAACGGCGCCGTACCCAATCCTCCAGGGAGGCGGCCGTCGTCTATGAGCGTGAATGCCGATGCCGCCGCCTGCTTCCCGATCCTGTTTTTCAGAAGGGACTTCCCTTTCTGCACGGCATCCGCGGAGAAGGCGCTGATAAAGATTCCCAGGAAACCGACCGCCGCATAGGGCGTAAGGAGGACAGGGCATTTGACGGTGGGGATCGTTTTCGCTCCCAGCAGAGACAATGCATTTCCCGCGGCCCTTCTTCCCACCTCCTCCACGTCAAGCTGTG contains:
- a CDS encoding tRNA (adenosine(37)-N6)-dimethylallyltransferase MiaA; this encodes MSSKKTILFLVGPTAVGKTEHGIRLAQRLNTEIVSADSMQIYQYMDIGTGKPTLKDRSLVRHHLVDFVHPTEAYSVGRYKKDADAVIQTLHHAGKIPLVIGGAGLYIRALTDGLFEGPEADADLRKRFKDLALKEGSNALYGRLKGVDPESANRIHPNDERRLIRALEVFEITGQPISVLQKEEKEIREEEYRIIMIGLTTSRNRLYLNIENRVDRMIAMGLVNEVKNLLKMGVPMDSVSMQGLGYKEILPYLKKQITLNQSVEILKQETRHFAKHQMTWFKAEPRIQWLDIGTSGSLENSLEILIHLVQKNLNDLVLLPSSG